One window of the Hippoglossus hippoglossus isolate fHipHip1 chromosome 9, fHipHip1.pri, whole genome shotgun sequence genome contains the following:
- the rnf165b gene encoding E3 ubiquitin-protein ligase RNF165 isoform X5, giving the protein MVLVHVGYLVLPVFGSVRNRGSHFNRQQQQQQQQHSHATSCRHFQLGPQAPLTMDFPMPHPGQPQSGINPHLAPPGHQHGPQLHPSLNSLPTPQFQDIPAPPFLPQALHQQYLLQQQILEAQHRHILPPSRRTPERVPHQPHRLRPGYEFVPPLHVPPQPVVQQPRYLAEGTDWDLSVDAGLPPHQYHIHPLPQHYQHYLTSPRMHHFPRNNASTQVVVHEIRNYPYPQLHLLALQSLNPSRHASAVRESYEELLQLEDRLGSVNRGAVQTTIERFTFPHKYKKRIPQDLKMCLDDEELDTDEKCTICLSMLEDREDVRRLPCMHLFHQACVDQWLGTSRKCPICRVDIETQLTPDS; this is encoded by the exons ATGGTGTTAGTGCATGTCGGATACCTGGTTCTACCCGTATTCGGCTCCGTAAGAAACAGAG GATCCCATTTCAACcggcaacagcaacagcagcagcagcagcacagccatGCTACCTCTTGCCGGCACTTCCAGTTAGGTCCTCAGGCCCCGCTGACCATGGACTTCCCCATGCCCCACCCAGGGCAGCCACAGTCAGGCATTAACCCCCACTTGGCCCCTCCCGGCCACCAGCATGGCCCTCAGCTCCACCCGTCCCTTAATTCCCTGCCCACTCCCCAGTTCCAGGACATCCCCGCCCCTCCCTTCCTACCTCAGGCATTACACCAGCAAtacctcctccagcagcagatcCTTGAGGCCCAGCACCGACACATCCTGCCACCCTCCAG ACGCACCCCAGAGAGAGTTCCTCACCAGCCCCACAGATTACGGCCTGGGTACGAGTTTGTTCCGCCTCTTCATGTGCCCCCTCAGCCTGTGGTGCAGCAGCCCCGTTACCTGGCCGAGGGCACAGACTG GGATCTAAGTGTCGATGCTGGACTGCCGCCCCACCAGTATCACATCCATCCACTGCCACAGCACTATCAGCACTACCTGACCTCTCCTAGGATGCACCACTTCCCTAGAAACAATGCCTCAACGCAAGTG GTTGTCCATGAGATCAGAAACTACCCATATCCCCAGCTGCACTTGCTGGCTCTGCAGAGCCTCAACCCCTCCCGCCACGCGTCTGCAGTTAGAGAGAGCTACGAG GAGCTTCTGCAGCTGGAGGACCGACTGGGCAGTGTCAATCGTGGAGCGGTCCAGACTACCATAGAGAGATTCACTTTCCCCCATAAGTACAAAAAG AGAATACCCCAGGACCTGAAGATGTGTCTGGATGATGAGGAGCTGGACACAGATGAGAAGTGCACCATCTGTCTGTCGATgctggaggacagagaggacgtCAG GAGATTACCCTGCATGCACCTCTTCCACCAGGCGTGCGTGGACCAGTGGCTGGGCACCAGCAGGAAATGCCCCATCTGCAGAGTAGACATTGAGACCCAGCTGACCCCCGACAGTTGA
- the rnf165b gene encoding E3 ubiquitin-protein ligase RNF165 isoform X1, producing MVLVHVGYLVLPVFGSVRNREVFFTLGSHFNRQQQQQQQQHSHATSCRHFQLGPQAPLTMDFPMPHPGQPQSGINPHLAPPGHQHGPQLHPSLNSLPTPQFQDIPAPPFLPQALHQQYLLQQQILEAQHRHILPPSRYPHRRTPERVPHQPHRLRPGYEFVPPLHVPPQPVVQQPRYLAEGTDWDLSVDAGLPPHQYHIHPLPQHYQHYLTSPRMHHFPRNNASTQVVVHEIRNYPYPQLHLLALQSLNPSRHASAVRESYEELLQLEDRLGSVNRGAVQTTIERFTFPHKYKKRIPQDLKMCLDDEELDTDEKCTICLSMLEDREDVRRLPCMHLFHQACVDQWLGTSRKCPICRVDIETQLTPDS from the exons ATGGTGTTAGTGCATGTCGGATACCTGGTTCTACCCGTATTCGGCTCCGTAAGAAACAGAG AAGTATTTTTCACCCTAG GATCCCATTTCAACcggcaacagcaacagcagcagcagcagcacagccatGCTACCTCTTGCCGGCACTTCCAGTTAGGTCCTCAGGCCCCGCTGACCATGGACTTCCCCATGCCCCACCCAGGGCAGCCACAGTCAGGCATTAACCCCCACTTGGCCCCTCCCGGCCACCAGCATGGCCCTCAGCTCCACCCGTCCCTTAATTCCCTGCCCACTCCCCAGTTCCAGGACATCCCCGCCCCTCCCTTCCTACCTCAGGCATTACACCAGCAAtacctcctccagcagcagatcCTTGAGGCCCAGCACCGACACATCCTGCCACCCTCCAGGTATCCACACAG ACGCACCCCAGAGAGAGTTCCTCACCAGCCCCACAGATTACGGCCTGGGTACGAGTTTGTTCCGCCTCTTCATGTGCCCCCTCAGCCTGTGGTGCAGCAGCCCCGTTACCTGGCCGAGGGCACAGACTG GGATCTAAGTGTCGATGCTGGACTGCCGCCCCACCAGTATCACATCCATCCACTGCCACAGCACTATCAGCACTACCTGACCTCTCCTAGGATGCACCACTTCCCTAGAAACAATGCCTCAACGCAAGTG GTTGTCCATGAGATCAGAAACTACCCATATCCCCAGCTGCACTTGCTGGCTCTGCAGAGCCTCAACCCCTCCCGCCACGCGTCTGCAGTTAGAGAGAGCTACGAG GAGCTTCTGCAGCTGGAGGACCGACTGGGCAGTGTCAATCGTGGAGCGGTCCAGACTACCATAGAGAGATTCACTTTCCCCCATAAGTACAAAAAG AGAATACCCCAGGACCTGAAGATGTGTCTGGATGATGAGGAGCTGGACACAGATGAGAAGTGCACCATCTGTCTGTCGATgctggaggacagagaggacgtCAG GAGATTACCCTGCATGCACCTCTTCCACCAGGCGTGCGTGGACCAGTGGCTGGGCACCAGCAGGAAATGCCCCATCTGCAGAGTAGACATTGAGACCCAGCTGACCCCCGACAGTTGA
- the rnf165b gene encoding E3 ubiquitin-protein ligase RNF165 isoform X4, translating into MVLVHVGYLVLPVFGSVRNRGSHFNRQQQQQQQQHSHATSCRHFQLGPQAPLTMDFPMPHPGQPQSGINPHLAPPGHQHGPQLHPSLNSLPTPQFQDIPAPPFLPQALHQQYLLQQQILEAQHRHILPPSRYPHRRTPERVPHQPHRLRPGYEFVPPLHVPPQPVVQQPRYLAEGTDWDLSVDAGLPPHQYHIHPLPQHYQHYLTSPRMHHFPRNNASTQVVVHEIRNYPYPQLHLLALQSLNPSRHASAVRESYEELLQLEDRLGSVNRGAVQTTIERFTFPHKYKKRIPQDLKMCLDDEELDTDEKCTICLSMLEDREDVRRLPCMHLFHQACVDQWLGTSRKCPICRVDIETQLTPDS; encoded by the exons ATGGTGTTAGTGCATGTCGGATACCTGGTTCTACCCGTATTCGGCTCCGTAAGAAACAGAG GATCCCATTTCAACcggcaacagcaacagcagcagcagcagcacagccatGCTACCTCTTGCCGGCACTTCCAGTTAGGTCCTCAGGCCCCGCTGACCATGGACTTCCCCATGCCCCACCCAGGGCAGCCACAGTCAGGCATTAACCCCCACTTGGCCCCTCCCGGCCACCAGCATGGCCCTCAGCTCCACCCGTCCCTTAATTCCCTGCCCACTCCCCAGTTCCAGGACATCCCCGCCCCTCCCTTCCTACCTCAGGCATTACACCAGCAAtacctcctccagcagcagatcCTTGAGGCCCAGCACCGACACATCCTGCCACCCTCCAGGTATCCACACAG ACGCACCCCAGAGAGAGTTCCTCACCAGCCCCACAGATTACGGCCTGGGTACGAGTTTGTTCCGCCTCTTCATGTGCCCCCTCAGCCTGTGGTGCAGCAGCCCCGTTACCTGGCCGAGGGCACAGACTG GGATCTAAGTGTCGATGCTGGACTGCCGCCCCACCAGTATCACATCCATCCACTGCCACAGCACTATCAGCACTACCTGACCTCTCCTAGGATGCACCACTTCCCTAGAAACAATGCCTCAACGCAAGTG GTTGTCCATGAGATCAGAAACTACCCATATCCCCAGCTGCACTTGCTGGCTCTGCAGAGCCTCAACCCCTCCCGCCACGCGTCTGCAGTTAGAGAGAGCTACGAG GAGCTTCTGCAGCTGGAGGACCGACTGGGCAGTGTCAATCGTGGAGCGGTCCAGACTACCATAGAGAGATTCACTTTCCCCCATAAGTACAAAAAG AGAATACCCCAGGACCTGAAGATGTGTCTGGATGATGAGGAGCTGGACACAGATGAGAAGTGCACCATCTGTCTGTCGATgctggaggacagagaggacgtCAG GAGATTACCCTGCATGCACCTCTTCCACCAGGCGTGCGTGGACCAGTGGCTGGGCACCAGCAGGAAATGCCCCATCTGCAGAGTAGACATTGAGACCCAGCTGACCCCCGACAGTTGA
- the rnf165b gene encoding E3 ubiquitin-protein ligase RNF165 isoform X2, with translation MVLVHVGYLVLPVFGSVRNREVFFTLGSHFNRQQQQQQQQHSHATSCRHFQLGPQAPLTMDFPMPHPGQPQSGINPHLAPPGHQHGPQLHPSLNSLPTPQFQDIPAPPFLPQALHQQYLLQQQILEAQHRHILPPSRRTPERVPHQPHRLRPGYEFVPPLHVPPQPVVQQPRYLAEGTDWDLSVDAGLPPHQYHIHPLPQHYQHYLTSPRMHHFPRNNASTQVVVHEIRNYPYPQLHLLALQSLNPSRHASAVRESYEELLQLEDRLGSVNRGAVQTTIERFTFPHKYKKRIPQDLKMCLDDEELDTDEKCTICLSMLEDREDVRRLPCMHLFHQACVDQWLGTSRKCPICRVDIETQLTPDS, from the exons ATGGTGTTAGTGCATGTCGGATACCTGGTTCTACCCGTATTCGGCTCCGTAAGAAACAGAG AAGTATTTTTCACCCTAG GATCCCATTTCAACcggcaacagcaacagcagcagcagcagcacagccatGCTACCTCTTGCCGGCACTTCCAGTTAGGTCCTCAGGCCCCGCTGACCATGGACTTCCCCATGCCCCACCCAGGGCAGCCACAGTCAGGCATTAACCCCCACTTGGCCCCTCCCGGCCACCAGCATGGCCCTCAGCTCCACCCGTCCCTTAATTCCCTGCCCACTCCCCAGTTCCAGGACATCCCCGCCCCTCCCTTCCTACCTCAGGCATTACACCAGCAAtacctcctccagcagcagatcCTTGAGGCCCAGCACCGACACATCCTGCCACCCTCCAG ACGCACCCCAGAGAGAGTTCCTCACCAGCCCCACAGATTACGGCCTGGGTACGAGTTTGTTCCGCCTCTTCATGTGCCCCCTCAGCCTGTGGTGCAGCAGCCCCGTTACCTGGCCGAGGGCACAGACTG GGATCTAAGTGTCGATGCTGGACTGCCGCCCCACCAGTATCACATCCATCCACTGCCACAGCACTATCAGCACTACCTGACCTCTCCTAGGATGCACCACTTCCCTAGAAACAATGCCTCAACGCAAGTG GTTGTCCATGAGATCAGAAACTACCCATATCCCCAGCTGCACTTGCTGGCTCTGCAGAGCCTCAACCCCTCCCGCCACGCGTCTGCAGTTAGAGAGAGCTACGAG GAGCTTCTGCAGCTGGAGGACCGACTGGGCAGTGTCAATCGTGGAGCGGTCCAGACTACCATAGAGAGATTCACTTTCCCCCATAAGTACAAAAAG AGAATACCCCAGGACCTGAAGATGTGTCTGGATGATGAGGAGCTGGACACAGATGAGAAGTGCACCATCTGTCTGTCGATgctggaggacagagaggacgtCAG GAGATTACCCTGCATGCACCTCTTCCACCAGGCGTGCGTGGACCAGTGGCTGGGCACCAGCAGGAAATGCCCCATCTGCAGAGTAGACATTGAGACCCAGCTGACCCCCGACAGTTGA
- the rnf165b gene encoding E3 ubiquitin-protein ligase RNF165 isoform X3 produces the protein MVLVHVGYLVLPVFGSVRNREVFFTLGSHFNRQQQQQQQQHSHATSCRHFQLGPQAPLTMDFPMPHPGQPQSGINPHLAPPGHQHGPQLHPSLNSLPTPQFQDIPAPPFLPQALHQQYLLQQQILEAQHRHILPPSRYPHRRTPERVPHQPHRLRPGYEFVPPLHVPPQPVVQQPRYLAEGTDWDLSVDAGLPPHQYHIHPLPQHYQHYLTSPRMHHFPRNNASTQVVVHEIRNYPYPQLHLLALQSLNPSRHASAVRESYELEDRLGSVNRGAVQTTIERFTFPHKYKKRIPQDLKMCLDDEELDTDEKCTICLSMLEDREDVRRLPCMHLFHQACVDQWLGTSRKCPICRVDIETQLTPDS, from the exons ATGGTGTTAGTGCATGTCGGATACCTGGTTCTACCCGTATTCGGCTCCGTAAGAAACAGAG AAGTATTTTTCACCCTAG GATCCCATTTCAACcggcaacagcaacagcagcagcagcagcacagccatGCTACCTCTTGCCGGCACTTCCAGTTAGGTCCTCAGGCCCCGCTGACCATGGACTTCCCCATGCCCCACCCAGGGCAGCCACAGTCAGGCATTAACCCCCACTTGGCCCCTCCCGGCCACCAGCATGGCCCTCAGCTCCACCCGTCCCTTAATTCCCTGCCCACTCCCCAGTTCCAGGACATCCCCGCCCCTCCCTTCCTACCTCAGGCATTACACCAGCAAtacctcctccagcagcagatcCTTGAGGCCCAGCACCGACACATCCTGCCACCCTCCAGGTATCCACACAG ACGCACCCCAGAGAGAGTTCCTCACCAGCCCCACAGATTACGGCCTGGGTACGAGTTTGTTCCGCCTCTTCATGTGCCCCCTCAGCCTGTGGTGCAGCAGCCCCGTTACCTGGCCGAGGGCACAGACTG GGATCTAAGTGTCGATGCTGGACTGCCGCCCCACCAGTATCACATCCATCCACTGCCACAGCACTATCAGCACTACCTGACCTCTCCTAGGATGCACCACTTCCCTAGAAACAATGCCTCAACGCAAGTG GTTGTCCATGAGATCAGAAACTACCCATATCCCCAGCTGCACTTGCTGGCTCTGCAGAGCCTCAACCCCTCCCGCCACGCGTCTGCAGTTAGAGAGAGCTACGAG CTGGAGGACCGACTGGGCAGTGTCAATCGTGGAGCGGTCCAGACTACCATAGAGAGATTCACTTTCCCCCATAAGTACAAAAAG AGAATACCCCAGGACCTGAAGATGTGTCTGGATGATGAGGAGCTGGACACAGATGAGAAGTGCACCATCTGTCTGTCGATgctggaggacagagaggacgtCAG GAGATTACCCTGCATGCACCTCTTCCACCAGGCGTGCGTGGACCAGTGGCTGGGCACCAGCAGGAAATGCCCCATCTGCAGAGTAGACATTGAGACCCAGCTGACCCCCGACAGTTGA
- the LOC117768537 gene encoding ATP synthase subunit alpha, mitochondrial-like, translating into MLSVRVAAALARTLPRRAGLVSKALPAACVGVNRLHTHRPWLQKTGTAEVSSILEEKILGADTSADLEETGRVLSIGDGIARVYGLRNVQAEEMVEFSSGLKGMSLNLEPDNVGVVVFGNDKLIKEGDVVKRTGAIVDVPVGEELLGRVVDALGNAIDGKGPLGSSIRRRVGLKAPGIIPRISVREPMQTGIKAVDSLVPIGRGQRELIIGDRQTGKTAIAIDTIINQKRFNDGTDEKKKLYCIYVAIGQKRSTVAQLVKRLTDANAMKYTIVVSATASDAAPLQYLAPYSGCSMGEYFRDNGKHALIIYDDLSKQAVAYRQMSLLLRRPPGREAYPGDVFYLHSRLLERAAKMNDNFGGGSLTALPVIETQAGDVSAYIPTNVISITDGQIFLETELFYKGIRPAINVGLSVSRVGSAAQTKAMKQVAGTMKLELAQYREVAAFAQFGSDLDAATQQLLSRGVRLTELLKQGQYCPMAIEEQVTVIYAGVRGHLDKMEPSKITRFEKAFLQHVLSQHQDLLTAIRVEGMISEASDATLKQLVLTFLSSFE; encoded by the exons ATGTTATCCGTGAGAGTTGCAGCAGCTTTGGCCCGGACCCTGCCAAGAAGGGCTGGACTT GTGTCCAAGGCTCTGCCGGCCGCCTGTGTCGGGGTCAAccgcctccacacacacagaccatgGCTGCAGAAGACAG GCACAGCCGAGGTGTCTTCCATCCTGGAGGAGAAGATCTTGGGAGCTGACACCTCTGCAGACCTGGAGGAGACCGGCCGTGTGCTGTCCATCGGGGACGGTATTGCCAGAGTGTACGGGCTGAGGAATGTCCAGGCAGAAGAGATGGTGGAATTCTCTTCCGGTCTGAAG GGTATGTCTCTTAACTTGGAGCCTGACAACGTTGGTGTTGTGGTGTTCGGTAACGACAAGCTGATCAAGGAGGGCGACGTTGTGAAGAGAACTGGTGCCATTGTGGATGTTCCAGTCGGCGAGGAGCTGCTCGGCCGTGTGGTGGACGCTCTGGGAAACGCCATTGACGGAAAG GGTCCCCTGGGTTCCTCAATCCGTAGGCGTGTGGGTCTTAAGGCCCCTGGTATCATCCCCCGTATCTCTGTGAGGGAGCCCATGCAGACTGGAATCAAGGCTGTGGACAGTCTGGTGCCCATTGGCCGTGGACAGCGTGAGCTGATCATTGGTGACAGGCAGACTGG CAAAACCGCCATTGCCATCGACACAATCATCAACCAGAAGCGTTTCAACGACGGAACTgacgagaagaagaagctgtACTGTATCTACGTCGCCATCGGTCAGAAGAGGTCCACTGTGGCTCAGCTGGTGAAGAGGCTGACTGATGCTAATGCCATGAAGTACACCATCGTGGTGTCTGCCACTGCCTCCGATGCCGCCCCTCTGCAGTACCTGGCCCCCTACTCTGGCTGCTCCATGGGAGAGTACTTCAGAGACAATGGCAAGCACGCCCTGATCATCTATGACGATCTGTCCAAGCAG gCCGTTGCCTACCGTCAGATGTCCCTGCTGCTGCGTCGTCCCCCTGGTCGTGAGGCCTACCCTGGTGATGTGTTCTACCTTCACTCCCGTCTGCTGGAGAGAGCTGCCAAGATGAACGACAACTTCGGTGGTGGCTCTCTGACCGCCCTCCCCGTCATCGAGACTCAGGCCGGTGATGTGTCCGCCTACATCCCCACCAACGTCATCTCCATCACAGATGGACAG atttTCTTGGAGACTGAGCTGTTCTACAAGGGAATCCGTCCAGCTATCAATGtgggtctgtctgtgtccagaGTAGGCTCTGCTGCCCAGACCAAAGCCATGAAGCAG GTGGCTGGTACCATGAAGCTGGAGCTGGCTCAGTACCGTGAGGTGGCTGCCTTCGCCCAGTTCGGTTCTGACCTTGATGCTGCCACCCAGCAGCTCCTTAGCAGGGGTGTTAGGCTCACTGAACTGCTGAAGCAAGGACAGTACT GTCCCATGGCCATTGAGGAGCAGGTAACAGTCATCTATGCTGGTGTCAGAGGTCACTTGGACAAGATGGAGCCTAGCAAGATCACAAGGTTTGAGAAGGCTTTCCTGCAGCACGTCCTCAGCCAGCACCAGGACCTGCTTACTGCAATCAG gGTTGAGGGCATGATCTCAGAGGCATCAGATGCTACACTGAAGCAGCTTGTACTGACCTTCCTGTCCAGTTTTGAGTAA